The Bacillota bacterium sequence TAATTGCACAAGCCGTACCCAAATCCCTCATAGAAGAAACCTCTTCCACCGGGATACCTCTGATCTGACAGGCCCGGATGACAGGTTCCGTTATTCGCCGATCAGCATTCTTTGCCACAAAGACAACCTTTGCTTGCCCCCGCTCAACAACCTTCAGGGTTTCTTTCGACCCCACTGCC is a genomic window containing:
- a CDS encoding ribosomal L7Ae/L30e/S12e/Gadd45 family protein, with product MPCERLMQARKKAVGSKETLKVVERGQAKVVFVAKNADRRITEPVIRACQIRGIPVEEVSSMRDLGTACAISVNCASAAVIED